From Juglans regia cultivar Chandler chromosome 6, Walnut 2.0, whole genome shotgun sequence, the proteins below share one genomic window:
- the LOC109001192 gene encoding homeobox-leucine zipper protein ATHB-6-like isoform X1 translates to MQQQLDSSDSLGALISFCQPKVYAEKKEEQNTHGYGAEFQAMLDRINQEDLGYETGLILEKRQRLSLEQVKELERNFEVENRLEPERKVKLAEDLGLQPRQVAIWFQNRRTRWKTKQLQRDYGVLKASYDALKLDCDNLQQEKEALNSTLRELKEKIYRKSAESNHSAEEESLISEFNNNVSEQYKASDLHENKKNKASFGVHENSKDGSSGRVSNGVVKEENESNTMFSICFNGASSSSSNAMVDPFWFSESRAVADKTYQPQPVRMEEQSLFPIEESCNFLSVDQAPTLRWYFPEQ, encoded by the exons ATGCAGCAGCAGCTCGATAGCTCAGATTCCTTGGGTGCTTTAATCTCATTCTGTCAACCTAAAG TTTAtgcagaaaagaaagaagagcagAACACACATGGTTACGGTGCAGAATTCCAGGCAATGCTGGATAGGATAAACCAAGAAGATTTGGGGTACGAAACCGGCCTGATCTTGGAGAAGAGACAGCGGCTGAGCTTGGAACAGGTGAAGGAACTGGAGAGAAACTTTGAGGTGGAAAACAGGCTAGAGCCAGAGCGAAAGGTGAAATTAGCAGAAGATTTAGGGTTGCAACCACGGCAAGTAGCAATATGGTTCCAAAACCGCAGAACCCGTTGGAAGACTAAGCAATTGCAGAGAGACTATGGCGTCCTTAAAGCCAGTTATGATGCTCTAAAGCTAGACTGCGACAATCttcaacaagaaaaagaagctcTAAACTCAACG CTGAGAGAGTTGAAAGAGAAGATCTACAGAAAAAGTGCAGAGAGCAATCACTCAGCAGAAGAAGAGTCCCTAATCTCAGAGTTCAACAACAACGTTTCAGAACAATATAAAGCCAGTGATTTACATGAGAATAAGAAGAACAAGGCAAGCTTCGGAGTGCATGAGAATTCCAAAGATGGGTCATCGGGTAGAGTTTCTAATGGAGTCGTGAAGGAAGAAAACGAAAGCAACACGATGTTTTCAATCTGTTTCAATGGCGCCTCGTCTTCATCCTCAAACGCAATGGTGGATCCGTTTTGGTTCTCTGAATCCAGAGCAGTTGCAGATAAAACATACCAACCTCAACCTGTGAGGATGGAAGAGCAGAGCTTATTCCCTATAGAGGAGTCTTGTAATTTCCTTTCAGTTGATCAAGCTCCTACTCTCCGTTGGTACTTCCCCGAGCAGTAA
- the LOC109001192 gene encoding homeobox-leucine zipper protein ATHB-6-like isoform X2 — MQQQLDSSDSLGALISFCQPKEKKEEQNTHGYGAEFQAMLDRINQEDLGYETGLILEKRQRLSLEQVKELERNFEVENRLEPERKVKLAEDLGLQPRQVAIWFQNRRTRWKTKQLQRDYGVLKASYDALKLDCDNLQQEKEALNSTLRELKEKIYRKSAESNHSAEEESLISEFNNNVSEQYKASDLHENKKNKASFGVHENSKDGSSGRVSNGVVKEENESNTMFSICFNGASSSSSNAMVDPFWFSESRAVADKTYQPQPVRMEEQSLFPIEESCNFLSVDQAPTLRWYFPEQ, encoded by the exons ATGCAGCAGCAGCTCGATAGCTCAGATTCCTTGGGTGCTTTAATCTCATTCTGTCAACCTAAAG aaaagaaagaagagcagAACACACATGGTTACGGTGCAGAATTCCAGGCAATGCTGGATAGGATAAACCAAGAAGATTTGGGGTACGAAACCGGCCTGATCTTGGAGAAGAGACAGCGGCTGAGCTTGGAACAGGTGAAGGAACTGGAGAGAAACTTTGAGGTGGAAAACAGGCTAGAGCCAGAGCGAAAGGTGAAATTAGCAGAAGATTTAGGGTTGCAACCACGGCAAGTAGCAATATGGTTCCAAAACCGCAGAACCCGTTGGAAGACTAAGCAATTGCAGAGAGACTATGGCGTCCTTAAAGCCAGTTATGATGCTCTAAAGCTAGACTGCGACAATCttcaacaagaaaaagaagctcTAAACTCAACG CTGAGAGAGTTGAAAGAGAAGATCTACAGAAAAAGTGCAGAGAGCAATCACTCAGCAGAAGAAGAGTCCCTAATCTCAGAGTTCAACAACAACGTTTCAGAACAATATAAAGCCAGTGATTTACATGAGAATAAGAAGAACAAGGCAAGCTTCGGAGTGCATGAGAATTCCAAAGATGGGTCATCGGGTAGAGTTTCTAATGGAGTCGTGAAGGAAGAAAACGAAAGCAACACGATGTTTTCAATCTGTTTCAATGGCGCCTCGTCTTCATCCTCAAACGCAATGGTGGATCCGTTTTGGTTCTCTGAATCCAGAGCAGTTGCAGATAAAACATACCAACCTCAACCTGTGAGGATGGAAGAGCAGAGCTTATTCCCTATAGAGGAGTCTTGTAATTTCCTTTCAGTTGATCAAGCTCCTACTCTCCGTTGGTACTTCCCCGAGCAGTAA
- the LOC109001134 gene encoding uncharacterized protein LOC109001134 — translation MENMRKSSKETAIMAGKSKPDHVKCKKHPKHQQSPGVCSLCLSERLSQISSSSSYGSRRSTSAAAMAASSSPSSLSSYYSSSSASSCSSPVHRYEHFTKEGKISSVSFLLNGKDVLLKSRSVAFFPRMKSGQDHNDTKKKGGAGFWSKLIRPRTKRMEAETLMHSRTVRETMTT, via the coding sequence ATGGAGAACATGAGGAAATCATCAAAGGAGACCGCGATCATGGCCGGGAAATCCAAGCCTGATCATGTCAAGTGCAAGAAGCACCCAAAACACCAACAATCACCGGGAGTTTGCTCGCTTTGTCTGAGTGAAAGACTCTCCCAAATTTCCAGTTCTTCTTCTTATGGTTCACGAAGATCAACCTCTGCTGCCGCCATGGccgcttcttcttctccttcttctttgtCATCTTATTATTCTTCCTCCTCGGCTTCTTCTTGTTCCTCTCCAGTGCATCGGTACGAGCATTTTACCAAGGAGGGAAAGATCAGTTCAGTATCGTTTCTGTTGAATGGCAAGGACGTTCTCCTTAAGAGCAGATCGGTTGCTTTCTTTCCAAGAATGAAAAGTGGACAAGATCATAATGATACGAAGAAGAAAGGAGGTGCAGGGTTTTGGTCGAAGTTGATTCGTCCGAGAACTAAGAGGATGGAAGCCGAGACTTTGATGCACTCAAGGACCGTGAGAGAGACGATGACTACTTAA